In the genome of Streptomyces fagopyri, the window CATGGTGAGCTTCTCCAGGCCGCGCTCGGCGATCATGCCCATCGCCACCCCGAGGACCTCCTCGCGGGGCGGTGCGGTGTTGCGGCGACGGGTCACGGGGCGGCCTCCACGGTCTCCGTACCTCCCGGGGCCCGGTCGGCCCCGGTGGTCCCCCCGGCCTGGCGAGGGCGGCGCCGGTGCGCGGCACAGAGCAGTACATTCACCCGTACGTTCTACCCGACCCCCGCTCGCGCGGGTTCCCGGCCCCCGCGCGGTTGTCAGACCTTCGGCTGCTGCTGCGTCACGCAGTGGATGCCACCCCCGCCGGCGAAGATCGTACGGGCGTCCACCAGGGTCACCGTCCGCTCGGGGAACAGTCCGCGGAAGATCCCGGCCGCGGTCTCGTCGCGCGGGTCGTCGAAGCCGCACAGGACGACACCGCCGTTGCAGAGGTAGTGGTTGATGTAGGAGTAGTCGGCCCAGTGCCCGTCGGCCTCCAGGACGGTCGGCGCCGGGACCTCGACGACCTCCAGGCGCCGCCCGCGCGCGTCCGTCTGCGCCCTCAGCAGCCCGATGACCTCTTTCGTCACCTCGTGGTCGGGGTGCGCGGGGTCCGGCTGGTGGTGCGCGACGACGACCCCGGGGCGGGCGAAGGCGGCCACGATGTCGACGTGCCCGAGCGTGCCGAAGCCGTACGGGGGGTAGTCGCCGGTGAGCCCGCGCGGCAGCCAGATCGCCTTGCGGGTGCCGAGGTGGGCGTGGATCTCCGCCTCGACCCGCTCGCGCGTCCACTCCGGGTTGCGCTCCGCACCGAGCTGGACGGTCTCGGTGAGCAGGACGGTCCCCTCGCCGTCCACGTGGATGGCGCCGCCCTCGTTGACCAGCCGGGAGGCGTACGTGCGCGCGCCCGCGAGGTCCGAGACACTCGCGCCGATCTTGGCGTCGTGCTCCCAGCGCGCCCAGTCCTGGGCGCCCCAGCCGTTGAACGTCCAGTCCACGGCGGCCAGTCCGCCCTTCCCGTCGGTGAGGAAGGTGGGGCCGATGTCACGCATCCAGGCGTCGTCGAGTTCCCGTTCGACGGTGTCGACGCCGGGGCCGAGGAGCTCGGCGGCCTCCCGGGACTGCCCCGGCCCGCACACGACCGTGACCGGTTCGAAGCGGCGGACGGCGCGCGCCACCGACGCCCACGCGGCCCGCGCCCGCGCGAGGTCGTCCGGGTTGTCGAAGGTGGGGTTCGGGCCCGGCCACGCCATCCAGGTGCGCTCGTGCGCGTCCCACTCGGCGGGCATCCGGAAACCGTCGGAGGCAGGGGTCATGACGTGCACCTTCACAGGAAGTAGAGGCGGTTGAGGGATACGGAGTCGGCGGCCTCGGAGCGCAGTGGCTCGCCGTCGAGGGTGACCAGGCCGGTGCGCTGGTCGACGTCGACGGCTCCGGTACGGGAGTTGAGGCGCAGGTCGGCGGGGCCGATCCCGCGGGTGCCGCGCACGGCGACCCGGCGCCGGCGTGTCGGCATCCCGTCGTTGCCCTGGTCGAGGGCCGCCTGCGCGACGAAGGCCACCGAGATCTCGGCGGGCGTCGCACCGTGCGCGCCGAACTGCGGTCCCAGGACGAGGGGTTCGCAGGTGTCGGTGGCGGCGTTCGGGTCGCCGACGACGCCGTACGCCGGGAAGCCGGATTTCAGGACCAGCTGCGGCTTCGCGCCGAAGAACTCGGGGCGCCACAGCACGATGTCGGCGAGCTTGCCGACCTCGATGGAGCCGACCTCGTGCGCGAGCCCGTGGGCGATGGCCGGGTTGATGGTGAGCTTGGCCATGTACCGCAGGACGCGTTCGTTGTCGTGGTCCTCCGGGGCGCCGAGCTCGCTCTTCATCTTCCCGGCCATGGCGAAGGTGCGTCGTACGGTCTCTCCCGCGCGGCCCATGCCCTGGGCGTCCGACGACGTGATGCCGATCGCCCCCAGGTCGTGCAGCACGTCCTCGGCGCCCATGGTCCCGGCGCGGATCCGGTCACGCGCCATGGCGGCGTCGCCGGGCAGGTCGGTCTTGAGGTCGTGGACGGAGACGATCATGCCGTAGTGCTCGGCGACCGCGTCCCGGCCGAACGGCAGGGTGGGGTTGGTCGAGGAGCCGATGACGTTCGGGACACCGGCCATCTTGAGGACGTTCGGGACGTGCCCGCCGCCGCAGCCCTCGATGTGGAAGGCGTGGATGGTCCGGCCGTCCAGCACCCGCAGGGTGTCCTCGACCGAGAGGCACTCGTTCAGCCCGTCGCTGTGCAGGGCGACCTGGACGTCGTGCTCCTCGGCGACGCGCAGCGCGGTGTCGAGGGCGCGGGTGTGGGCGCCCATGTCCTCGTGGACCTTGAAGCCGCTCGCGCCGCCCTCGGCGAGGGCCTCGACCAGGGGCGCGGCGTCGGAGGACGAACCCCGGCCCAGGAAGCCGATGTTGACCGGCCAGGCGTCGAACGCGGCGAAGGCGTGGCGCAGCGCCCAGGGCGAGTTGACGCCGACTCCCCACACCGGACCGAACTCCTGGCCGATGACGGTGGTGACGCCGGAGGCGAGCGAGGCCTCCATGATGCGCGGCGACAGCAGGTGGACATGGGTGTCGACGGCGCCGGCGGTGGCGATCAGCCCTTCCCCGGACACGATGGACGTGCCCGTGCCCACCACGACGTCGACCCCGTCGAGCGTGTCGGGGTTCCCGGCCCGGCCGATGGAGCAGATCCGCCCCTCGCGGATGCCGATGGAGACCTTCCGGACTCCCTGCGCCGCGTCGATCACCACCACGTTGCTGATCACGACGTCGCAGGTGTCGCGGACGGCGGCGGCCTTGAGGTGCAGTCCGTCGCGGGCGGTCTTGCCGAAGCCGGCGAGGAACTCGTCGCCGTGCCGCTGGGCGTCCGACTCGACACGAACGGTCAGGCCCGAGTCGCCGAGGCGCAGGCGGTCGCCCGCGCGGGGGCCGTGGGTGGCGGCGTACTCGTACGGGTTCATCGTTCGTTCCCTTCGGCTTCCTCGACACCGGCACCCGCGCCGGCACCGGTAGCACCAGCACCAGCACCAGCACCAGCACCAGCACCAGCACCGAGATATCCGCAGGCGGCCGCCCTGCGCAGGGCCTCCTCCCGGGCGCCGGGCGCGTCCAGCGGGCCGTCGACGAGTCCGGCGAACCCGATCGCGACCCGTGCTCCGCCGATCGGACGGAGGCCGACCTCGGCGCTCTCCCCGGGGCCGAAGCGGACCGACGAGCCGGCGGGAACGGCGAGCCGCATCCCGTAGGCCGCCGCCCGCGGGAAGTCGAGCCGCGGATTGGCCTCGAAGAAGTGGAAGTGCGAGGTGACGGAGACCGGCACGGTGGCGGTGTTGGTCACCGTCAGGCGCACGACGGCCTCGGGCTCGGTGTGCGCGGGCCCCGGCAGCAGGGCGCCCGGTCCCTCCTCCCCCAGTCCGGGGCCGAGGGGGTCGCTCACCACGGCGAGCCGGGACCCGTCGTCGAAGACGGCCTCGACGTGCACCTCGGTGACGATGTCGGCGACGCCGGGCAGCACGTCGTCCGGGCCGAGGACGGACCGGGCGGCCTCGACGGCCTCCGCGAGCCGGCGCCCGTCCCGGGCCGCCTCGCACACCGTGTCCGCGATGAGCGCGGTCGCCTCGGGGACGTTGAGCCGCAGACCGCGGGCCCGGCGGGCCCGGGCCAGCTCGGCCGCGCCGAAGAGCAGCAGCCGGTCACGTTCCGTGGGGGTCAGTCTCACGACGCGGCACCTCCTTGCCTTCCACCGATTAGAACACCACTCTAAACAAGGGATGGGCAAGAGGGGAACATTGACAGGCAGAGAGGCATTGACGGGCGCACTTCGGAAGCGACACATTGAACGTCGCTCTAAACAACCGGGCGGCGGATCGAAGGAGACCAGCCATGCCGATAGAACAGCGCGGAGTCGACACCATCCCCGACGAGGAGCGGACCAGCGGGCCGCGCGACCTCGTGTCGATCCTCCTCGGCTCCAACCTCTGCCTCGGTGTGATCATCTTCGGCTGGCTGCCGCCGTCCTTCGGGCTCGACTGGTGGTCCTCGGTGAGCTCGATCGTGGCCGGCACGGTGATCGGCACGGCGCTCACCGCTCCCCTGGCGCTGGTCTCGCTGCGCACCGCGACCAACCTCTCCACCTCCTCCGGCGCCCAGTTCGGGGTGCGCGGACGGCTGGTCGGCTCGGTCGTCGGGCTGCTGCTCGCCCTCGGCTACACCGCGCTGACCGTGTGGATCGGCGGCGATGTGATGGTCGGCGTCCTGCACCGGCTGTTCGGACTGCCGGTGGACGGTCTCTCCTACGCCGTGGTGTACGCGGTCCTCGCCGCCGCCACCGTCGCGGGCGCGGTCTACGGCTACCGGGTGCTGCTCACCATGTCCCGTGTCCTCGCCGTGGGCATGACCGCGCTGCTCGCCCTCGGCGTCCTCGCGTACGCGCCGCACTTCACCACCGCCGCGCTCCCGGAGACGGGCGGCTACCTGCTCGGCTCGTTCTGGCCCACCTGGCTGCTGGCGGCGGTCGCGGCGGGCCTGTCCGGACCCATCGCGTTCATCACCCTGCTCGGTGACTACACCCGCTACATCTCCCCGTCCCGGCACTCCTCGCGCGCGGTCCTGCACGCCACCTGGCTGGGTCTGATCGCCGGCCTGCTCGTCCCCCAGCTCTTCGGGACCTTCACGGCGTACGCGGCCCGCGCCGCCCTCGACTACGCGGGACCGCTGGTCTCCGCCTCCCCCGCCTGGTACCTCATCCCGCTGCTGCTCGCCGCCTCCGCGGGCTCGGTCGGCAACGCGGGACTGATGCTCTACTCCATGGGCCTGGACCTGGACGCGATCCTGCCGCGGGCCTCGCGCGCCCGCGCCACGCTCACGGTCGCCGTCGTCGCGACCGTCTGTGTCTTCGTCGGCCACTACGCCTGGAACGCGCAGTCCGCGCTGACGTCCTTCGTCCTTCTGCTGACGGCCATCGGCACCCCGTGGGCGGTCATCACCCTCATCGGCTTCGCCCGCAGCCGCGGGGTCTACGACCCGGACGCCCTCCAGGTCTTCAACCGCCGCTCCCGGGGCGGCATCTACTGGTACCGGGCCGGCTGGAACGTGCGGGCGACGGTCTCCTGGGTGCTCGGCGCGTGTGTCGGCCTGCTCGCCGTGTCGCTGCCCTCGTACGAGGGGCCGCTGCTGTCCCTC includes:
- a CDS encoding agmatine deiminase family protein, whose product is MTPASDGFRMPAEWDAHERTWMAWPGPNPTFDNPDDLARARAAWASVARAVRRFEPVTVVCGPGQSREAAELLGPGVDTVERELDDAWMRDIGPTFLTDGKGGLAAVDWTFNGWGAQDWARWEHDAKIGASVSDLAGARTYASRLVNEGGAIHVDGEGTVLLTETVQLGAERNPEWTRERVEAEIHAHLGTRKAIWLPRGLTGDYPPYGFGTLGHVDIVAAFARPGVVVAHHQPDPAHPDHEVTKEVIGLLRAQTDARGRRLEVVEVPAPTVLEADGHWADYSYINHYLCNGGVVLCGFDDPRDETAAGIFRGLFPERTVTLVDARTIFAGGGGIHCVTQQQPKV
- a CDS encoding urease subunit alpha, coding for MNPYEYAATHGPRAGDRLRLGDSGLTVRVESDAQRHGDEFLAGFGKTARDGLHLKAAAVRDTCDVVISNVVVIDAAQGVRKVSIGIREGRICSIGRAGNPDTLDGVDVVVGTGTSIVSGEGLIATAGAVDTHVHLLSPRIMEASLASGVTTVIGQEFGPVWGVGVNSPWALRHAFAAFDAWPVNIGFLGRGSSSDAAPLVEALAEGGASGFKVHEDMGAHTRALDTALRVAEEHDVQVALHSDGLNECLSVEDTLRVLDGRTIHAFHIEGCGGGHVPNVLKMAGVPNVIGSSTNPTLPFGRDAVAEHYGMIVSVHDLKTDLPGDAAMARDRIRAGTMGAEDVLHDLGAIGITSSDAQGMGRAGETVRRTFAMAGKMKSELGAPEDHDNERVLRYMAKLTINPAIAHGLAHEVGSIEVGKLADIVLWRPEFFGAKPQLVLKSGFPAYGVVGDPNAATDTCEPLVLGPQFGAHGATPAEISVAFVAQAALDQGNDGMPTRRRRVAVRGTRGIGPADLRLNSRTGAVDVDQRTGLVTLDGEPLRSEAADSVSLNRLYFL
- a CDS encoding cytosine permease, with product MPIEQRGVDTIPDEERTSGPRDLVSILLGSNLCLGVIIFGWLPPSFGLDWWSSVSSIVAGTVIGTALTAPLALVSLRTATNLSTSSGAQFGVRGRLVGSVVGLLLALGYTALTVWIGGDVMVGVLHRLFGLPVDGLSYAVVYAVLAAATVAGAVYGYRVLLTMSRVLAVGMTALLALGVLAYAPHFTTAALPETGGYLLGSFWPTWLLAAVAAGLSGPIAFITLLGDYTRYISPSRHSSRAVLHATWLGLIAGLLVPQLFGTFTAYAARAALDYAGPLVSASPAWYLIPLLLAASAGSVGNAGLMLYSMGLDLDAILPRASRARATLTVAVVATVCVFVGHYAWNAQSALTSFVLLLTAIGTPWAVITLIGFARSRGVYDPDALQVFNRRSRGGIYWYRAGWNVRATVSWVLGACVGLLAVSLPSYEGPLLSLTGGVDCSFVLSGLVGGVAYLALPSGQASPRVEAGPEPVRAESGL
- the ureA gene encoding urease subunit gamma translates to MRLTPTERDRLLLFGAAELARARRARGLRLNVPEATALIADTVCEAARDGRRLAEAVEAARSVLGPDDVLPGVADIVTEVHVEAVFDDGSRLAVVSDPLGPGLGEEGPGALLPGPAHTEPEAVVRLTVTNTATVPVSVTSHFHFFEANPRLDFPRAAAYGMRLAVPAGSSVRFGPGESAEVGLRPIGGARVAIGFAGLVDGPLDAPGAREEALRRAAACGYLGAGAGAGAGAGAGATGAGAGAGVEEAEGNER